A genome region from Schistocerca americana isolate TAMUIC-IGC-003095 chromosome 1, iqSchAmer2.1, whole genome shotgun sequence includes the following:
- the LOC124544657 gene encoding U1 small nuclear ribonucleoprotein A-like, with protein sequence MDIRPCHTIYIDNLNEKIKKDDLKKSLYAIFSQFGQILDIVALKTLKMRGQAFVIFKDISSATNALRSTQGFPFYDKPMRMQYSKTDSDIIAKMKGTFAERPRKAKRVPAAEETPDSKKGKRKAAKENARLMGAGPGAATTVLGAAEQPPNQILFFTNLPDETSEMTLSMLFNQFPGFKEVRLVPNRHDIAFVEFENELQSAAAKDALQGFKITVTRYENLIC encoded by the exons ATGGACATTCGGCCATGTCACACTATTTACATCGACAATCTGAACGAGAAGATTAAGAAAGATGATTTGAAGAAGTCATTATATGCTATTTTCTCGCAGTTTGGGCAGATTCTTGACATCGTTGCATTGAAAACATTGAAAATGCGTGGACAAGCATTTGTGATATTTAAAGATATTAGTTCCGCTACAAATGCGCTTCGTTCTACGCAAGGTTTTCCATTTTACGATAAGCCGATGCGAATGCAGTATTCAAAAACTGATTCAGATATCATTGCTAAGATGAAAGGTACGTTTGCAGAGAGACCTAGGAAGGCTAAACGTGTTCCGGCAGCTGAGGAAACTCCAGACTCCAAGAAAGGTAAGCGCAAGGCAGCAAAGGAAAATGCTCGCTTGATGGGAGCGGGACCAGGAGCAGCGACAACGGTCCTCGGGGCAGCTG AACAACCTCCAAACCAAATCCTGTTCTTCACCAACCTGCCTGATGAGACAAGTGAAATGACGTTATCGATGTTGTTCAATCAGTTCCCAGGATTCAAAGAAGTGAGACTGGTACCCAATCGTCATGATATTGCTTTTGTAGAATTTGAAAATGAATTGCAGAGTGCAGCAGCAAAGGACGCGCTACAGGGTTTCAAAATTACTGTCACACGATATGAAAATCTCATTTGCTAA